In one window of Brassica rapa cultivar Chiifu-401-42 chromosome A07, CAAS_Brap_v3.01, whole genome shotgun sequence DNA:
- the LOC103832314 gene encoding VQ motif-containing protein 9, with product MMMDKSCNSSGDSASVTSSTGNNHHLRQLNKLSHKISKPTTTSTSSSSISAAVNQETDHQFPPPPPPPQQQPQHQINHGNLHQHQPPVYNINKNDFRDVVQKLTGSPAHERISAPPQQPVHHPKAQQSSRLHRIRPPPLAHVINRPPGLLNNVPPPSWSGGFVVPRPTAPLSPLPPLPPVHAAAESPVSSYMRYLQNSMLAMDSNRREFSGLSPLAPLVSPRWYQQQQENAPPPLNSGRPPPPGTVSQAPPQSLGCLSSPKSPYGLLSPSLLLSPTSGQLGFPASPTTVPPLPSPK from the coding sequence atGATGATGGATAAGAGCTGCAACTCCTCCGGCGACTCAGCCTCCGTGACGAGTAGTACCGGCAACAATCATCACCTAAGGCAACTCAACAAGCTTTCTCATAAGATATCAAAACCAACAACAACCTCAACCTCCTCTTCTTCCATCTCCGCCGCCGTGAATCAAGAAACTGATCACCaatttcctcctcctcctccgccgccgcaACAGCAACCGCAGCATCAGATTAATCACGGCAATCTCCACCAGCACCAGCCACCTGTTTACAACATCAACAAAAACGACTTCAGAGACGTGGTCCAAAAACTCACCGGCTCGCCGGCTCACGAGCGGATCTCCGCTCCGCCGCAGCAGCCGGTTCACCACCCCAAGGCGCAGCAGAGCTCGCGTCTCCACAGGATCCGTCCTCCTCCGCTGGCGCACGTTATCAACCGCCCTCCCGGCTTGCTAAACAACGTCCCTCCTCCTAGCTGGAGCGGCGGATTCGTCGTCCCTAGACCGACGGCGCCGCTCTCTCCTCTCCCGCCGCTTCCTCCGGTCCACGCGGCGGCGGAATCGCCGGTGTCGTCGTACATGCGGTACCTTCAGAACTCGATGCTCGCGATGGATTCGAATCGGAGGGAGTTCTCTGGCTTATCGCCGTTAGCTCCTTTGGTGTCGCCTCGATGGTATCAGCAGCAGCAGGAAAACGCTCCGCCGCCGCTAAACAGCGGTCGTCCTCCTCCTCCGGGAACAGTCTCGCAAGCTCCGCCGCAATCGTTGGGGTGTTTAAGCTCGCCTAAATCGCCGTACGGATTGCTTTCGCCGAGCTTGCTTTTATCGCCGACGTCAGGTCAGTTAGGGTTTCCGGCGTCGCCGACGACGGTACCGCCGCTTCCTAGCCCTAAATAG
- the LOC103832312 gene encoding 14-3-3-like protein GF14 omega — translation MAVSAREEYVYMAKLAEQAERYEEMVEFMEKVSAAIDGDELTVEERNLLSVAYKNVIGARRASWRIISSIEQKEESRGNDDHVKAIRDYRAKIETELSGICDGILKLLDDRLVPAAGSGDSKVFYLKMKGDYHRYLAEFKTGQERKDAAENTLSAYKAAQDIANAELAPTHPIRLGLALNFSVFYYEILNSPDRACSLAKQAFDEAIAELDTLGEESYKDSTLIMQLLRDNLTLWTSDMQDDDAGEEIKEASAPKPTEEQ, via the exons ATGGCGGTTTCGGCGCGTGAGGAGTACGTGTACATGGCCAAGCTCGCGGAGCAAGCCGAGCGCTACGAGGAGATGGTGGAGTTCATGGAGAAAGTCTCCGCAGCCATCGACGGCGACGAGCTCACCGTCGAGGAGCGAAACCTCCTCTCCGTCGCGTACAAAAACGTGATCGGCGCGCGCCGCGCATCGTGGCGAATCATCTCCTCGATCGAGCAGAAGGAGGAGAGCCGCGGCAACGACGACCACGTCAAGGCGATCCGAGACTACAGGGCGAAGATCGAGACGGAGCTCTCCGGGATCTGCGACGGGATCCTCAAGCTGCTTGACGATAGGCTCGTCCCCGCGGCTGGTTCGGGTGATTCGAAGGTGTTTTATCTGAAGATGAAAGGGGATTACCATAGGTACTTGGCGGAGTTTAAGACTGGTCAGGAGAGGAAGGATGCTGCTGAGAATACTCTCTCTGCTTACAAGGCTGCTCAG GATATTGCAAATGCAGAGCTAGCTCCAACTCACCCGATCCGTCTTGGTCTGGCATTGAACTTCTCTGTGTTCTACTACGAGATCCTTAACTCTCCTGATCGTGCCTGCAGCCTCGCCAAACAG GCTTTTGATGAAGCGATAGCAGAGTTGGACACTCTAGGTGAAGAGTCGTACAAAGACAGCACCTTGATCATGCAGCTTCTCCGTGACAACCTCACTCTCTGGACATCCGACATGCAGGATGATGATGCTGGGGAGGAGATCAAGGAAGCATCAGCTCCAAAGCCGACTGAGGAACAGTAG